CGTTGACACGGCGGCGAAGACTTCCTCGCACCGATCGGCGGCGGTTGTCGCGCGGGGCACTTTTCATTTCCCCCAATCGCCGTCTCCTTGCCTCCCTTTCTTCCTCCGTCCAGCCTCGGGGTTTGACTCGGGGATCGGCGATCGGGTCCGTCGGCGGACGGCCGCCCACCGGCGGGGAGTCGGTCGGTTTCGTGCGTCGCAGATGGTTGATCCTCCGTCTTCCGTGGCTGCACctaccctctctctccctccctcctctcggTGTCGGAGCTCACGGTCGGTGAGCTTGCTCGGATcggagcccgagctccgccgcggatccggcgagctcgcacTCGCCGAGTCCGGTGAACCTCTGGCGAGCTCGGGCAAGGCCGGAGCCCCGCCGGCTCGCGGATCGGCGAGGCCCGAGCTCCACCTCAAGCCGGCGAGAGCTCCGCCTCgcccgatctagcgaggccCGAGCTTGGCCGCCCGGAtcgggctaggcggagcctcgccggcggggCGAGGCTCTAGCGGCTTGTGGCCGTGGCGGAGTCGCCGGCTTCGCGGCCGCGAGCCGccgccgacgaccggccaagattaaggaagaaagatgaaaatgaaagaaagaaaagaaaaaaagaaaaagaaagcataaaaataaaacaaaaatgtgttaaaaaagaagaagaagttatggaaaatgttttccactttgaaggttgtttttcctaatgatgaaaaatattttccttgagtaatttattttccgtgaaacgaacatcgaaaaatctagaaaatgttttttggaagtcattttctatgaaataaatggagccttaaGATACAAAAATTTTGTATCATAACATATAAACAACAGttattcttacctttaccaaaaaaaaaaaaaaaaaaacaacaattgtTATACCGAGATGAGAAGATTTCGACCGAGATCCGTCGTTTCACTCACCAGAAAATGGAAGTGAAATTTACAATTCTTTAAACACTAGCAAATGGACATTCGCCGCGGTAAAAGTCATATATAGTGACATATTACATCATGTTCTTGGTTATGACCATGTGAAAAGTCAAGCCCCACATTCACATTGTCTCTAATTTTACTTCCTTGTCTAATGATGGAACGACTCCCATGCTCTAGCAATTGAAGTTTCTATTTGCAACCTGAACTTTAAATTTTATGTTGTCACTAATTTTGGAGCTTGAACcccaatatttctttttctttttcaaattcataACTTCCAACATGTATCTGAATatgcattttttgttcaatttttttatattcgtTGGGAATAAGTAATGTATGGCCTATCTTGTAGTTAGACTTCAAGACACGGGGTATAAGGGTTTAATTATACATAGTTGGGGTGTAAAATTCAGTTTAGATTAAAAATCCAAGTTGCCTTTCCAATCATCTCTAGAGTGTAAGTGTAACACATAGATCAATACCATTCTTGGACTACTTTCACTTCACATTCAACAAAGATTGGTACACATGTTGCCACCACAGATCTCATAgcacctttttcattttataataacaagaaattaatttattagtATCCGGTCAACTAATCTAGAAGTGCATCAATCGTCACTCACAAATTTGGCCTTTAAATCAATCAGAAAAATGATACTATGTTAACCATTTATGTTTCGTGATTCTAATggtttcttctccttcttccaagCACAGAAGGAACTATGATGTCTTTCTGAGTTTTAGAGGCACGGATGTCCGCAACTATTTCCTTGGTCATCTCTACACAGCTCTTGTTCAAAGTGGAATAAACACTTACATGGATAGCGAAGATCTAAAGAAGGGAGAGCAAATATCACCCGCACTTATGGAGGCAATCAAGGAATCACAAATAGCTATCGTTGTTTTCTCCAAGGACTATGCCTCATCACCATGGTGTTTGGAGGAGGTGGTGAATatcatggagtgcaaggagcaaAGAGGCCTCATGGTCATTCCggtgttttacaaagtggaacctaGAGAAGTGAGAGGGCAAAAACAGGGTTATGGAGAAGCTATGGCCAAACATGAGGTCAAGTTTGGGAAGGATTCAGAAAAAGTAAAGTGATGGAAAAAGGCTCTTCATGACGTCGGTAGCTTGTCTGGGTTGCATTTTATCGATGGGTACGTGAAAACACTTCTACTGCTTCAATTAGTGTAATTCTTTTGATATTTGATCTTCTTTAAGGTTTGAGATCCTCTGAAGCTCGGCGTAATCtatcccatctctctctctaatttgcttcgtctctctctctcgcattgGACACTCGGCACAGAAAACACTTGCACAGAACACAAAGCAGAGTAGCATGGGCGAGCCATTCGTCCTCTCTGACACCCTGCCGATTCTCGACACGCAGCCCTCTGATTGCCCACATCCCAACGCCACCCCAGACGCATCACCTCAGCCCGGCTCTGTCTCTCTGTGTCTAGGGGCTTTAGGGTCCGTTCGTCTTCACGGAAAATTG
This region of Eucalyptus grandis isolate ANBG69807.140 chromosome 8, ASM1654582v1, whole genome shotgun sequence genomic DNA includes:
- the LOC120287081 gene encoding TMV resistance protein N-like encodes the protein MSGLFGSLFNRYQRPRDYQEQMQPLPPPVQLVETSEDELKQHDGTDPKKSLLMANRGQIYDVSQRRRNYDVFLSFRGTDVRNYFLGHLYTALVQSGINTYMDSEDLKKGEQISPALMEAIKESQIAIVVFSKDYASSPWCLEEVVNIMECKEQRGLMVIPVFYKVEPREVRGQKQGYGEAMAKHEVKFGKDSEKVK